One Blattabacterium cuenoti genomic window carries:
- the dnaE gene encoding DNA polymerase III subunit alpha — protein MYLIVDTETTGLPVSYNFPITHIDNWPRIVQISWQSHDVIGNLTEFKSFIIKPDHYDIPFNAFKIHGITNEKAEKEGFDLNFVLHEFQKSFDKSQCLVGHNLKFDIKVIECEFFRKKIEISLNKKKTLDTKEISTSYCKLQGIGKRFKWPTLSELYQKLFGEKAPNLHNAANDVKATARSFLELLRIGIISHQDIGLKEDAILKFRKKYSKKIPSYIVSFNEKDRLFVEEKKEKFFFKNLNFDKEKLKKKKYSHIHNHTYFSILYSTIDIQSLVERAIYLNMPAVGITDYGNMMGSFHFLNAVHSMNKKYFPKKSIKGIVGCEVFISDNYLQNKFTKEEPDRRYQQVFLSKNKKGYHNLAKLCSLGHTEGFYAGIPRVGRNLIEKYKENLIALTGDLNAEIPYTILNHGERKAENIFLWWRDLFGDDFYVELLRHGLEEEDYVNNILLKFSNKHRVKYIIQNNTFYLDKKEANAHDILLCVKNGEKQSTPIGKGRGYRFGFPNPEFYFKSTEEMKKIFFDLPESFDFLEELVNKIESYHLSHKILLPKFKIPKSFEDPIDKIDGGNRGENRFLKKITFDGAKKRYKNITQKIEERIFFELKTIEKIGYPGYFLIVHNFISQARKMNISVGPGRGSVAGSIVAYCIEITNIDPIKYSLLFERFLNPDRISLPDIDIDFDDRGREKIIEWVVKKYGKHQVAQIITYATMGAKSSIRDTGRVLDLPLKEADRIAKMVPNMFSLKKILSEKNINVSEKIASKEEMNNIRKLRDIAKNKDTLEGKVLQQAEILEGTIRSTGVHACGIIISPNDIQEYVPVSISKESNLLLTQFDNHVVEHAGLLKMDFLGLKTLTIIKDTINIIKKKCIDIINVNILTDNFSFLKDEKTYHLFQKGETVAVFQYESPGMQKYLRQLKPDKFDDLIAMTALYRPGPLQYIPNFISRKHGKEAITYDLPEMEEFLKETYGITIYQEQVMLIAQKIADFSKGEADILRISMGKKKKEKLNRMKNLFLNQAIKKGYPKNILEKIWKDWEYFSCYAFNKSHATCYAYIAFQTAYLKAHFPCEYMASVLSNNMHNIKQLTFFIEECKKMNISVISPDINESDSFFKVTDSNCIRFGLAGIKGVGKNAVKIILQERKENGPYTSIFNLVKRVDLRVVNKKTLENLILSGSLDSFHINREQYFHIEFDDKLNTLEKIVRFGSKLQKKKNEEHNKPIIRKCNLWSNIYKLSKEKEVLGVYTSAHPLDDFYYEMKYFTNISLEELNKKESLLVGKRMYVCGILSKIEKKTYIKNGIKYGIFLLEDYNSSKEFRIYGQQYLKYEPILIQNNPIHICLSIEKSKHQKKYKILHIENTQNVLKKLVHKLIIKINVNNLNNVFINNIEKLFSQQVGNKKLNIILYDEVDKVFLSFESVKYEININSIFLKKLEELKGFNFCLN, from the coding sequence ATGTACCTCATTGTTGATACCGAAACAACAGGATTGCCTGTGTCTTATAATTTTCCAATTACTCATATAGATAATTGGCCAAGAATAGTGCAAATTTCATGGCAAAGTCATGATGTTATAGGCAATTTAACAGAATTCAAGAGTTTTATTATTAAGCCAGATCATTATGATATTCCTTTTAATGCTTTTAAAATTCATGGAATTACTAATGAAAAAGCAGAAAAAGAAGGATTTGACTTAAATTTTGTATTACATGAATTTCAAAAATCTTTTGATAAATCTCAATGTTTGGTGGGACATAATTTAAAATTCGATATAAAAGTTATTGAATGTGAATTTTTTAGAAAAAAAATAGAGATTTCTTTGAATAAAAAGAAAACGTTAGACACTAAAGAAATTTCTACTTCTTATTGTAAATTACAAGGAATTGGAAAAAGATTCAAATGGCCTACATTATCTGAATTATATCAAAAACTTTTTGGAGAAAAAGCACCCAATTTACATAATGCAGCCAATGATGTAAAAGCGACAGCTCGTTCTTTTTTGGAATTATTACGTATCGGAATAATATCACATCAAGACATAGGTCTAAAAGAAGACGCCATATTGAAATTTAGAAAAAAATATTCAAAAAAAATTCCCTCTTATATAGTTTCCTTTAACGAAAAGGACCGTCTTTTTGTAGAAGAAAAAAAAGAAAAATTTTTTTTCAAAAATTTAAATTTCGATAAGGAAAAATTAAAAAAAAAAAAATATTCTCATATTCATAATCATACCTATTTTTCTATTCTTTATTCAACTATAGACATTCAATCTCTAGTGGAAAGAGCTATATATTTGAATATGCCAGCTGTAGGAATAACAGATTATGGAAATATGATGGGATCTTTTCATTTTTTAAATGCTGTTCATTCTATGAATAAAAAATATTTTCCTAAAAAGTCAATCAAAGGAATCGTAGGTTGTGAAGTATTTATTTCAGATAATTATTTACAAAATAAATTTACTAAAGAAGAACCAGACCGACGATATCAGCAAGTTTTTTTATCTAAAAATAAAAAAGGTTATCATAATTTAGCTAAACTTTGTTCATTAGGTCATACGGAAGGTTTTTACGCTGGCATTCCTAGAGTAGGAAGAAATTTGATAGAAAAGTATAAAGAAAATTTAATTGCTCTTACTGGAGATTTGAATGCAGAAATTCCATACACTATACTAAATCATGGGGAAAGAAAAGCGGAAAATATTTTTTTATGGTGGAGAGATCTTTTTGGAGATGATTTTTACGTAGAATTATTACGTCATGGTTTGGAGGAAGAAGATTATGTAAATAATATATTACTAAAATTTTCAAATAAACATCGCGTAAAATATATTATACAAAATAATACTTTCTATTTAGATAAAAAAGAAGCAAATGCTCATGACATTTTACTTTGTGTAAAAAATGGAGAAAAACAATCGACTCCTATAGGAAAAGGAAGGGGCTATAGATTTGGTTTTCCAAATCCAGAATTTTATTTCAAGAGTACAGAGGAAATGAAGAAAATATTTTTTGATCTTCCGGAATCTTTTGATTTTTTGGAAGAATTAGTCAATAAAATTGAATCTTATCATCTTTCACACAAAATATTACTTCCAAAATTTAAAATTCCGAAATCTTTTGAAGATCCTATAGATAAAATAGATGGAGGGAATAGAGGAGAGAATCGTTTTTTAAAAAAAATAACTTTTGATGGAGCTAAAAAACGTTATAAAAATATTACTCAAAAAATTGAGGAAAGAATTTTTTTTGAATTAAAAACAATAGAAAAAATCGGATATCCTGGATATTTTCTCATTGTTCACAATTTTATTTCTCAAGCTAGAAAAATGAATATTTCAGTAGGACCTGGAAGAGGATCAGTAGCCGGGTCTATTGTTGCTTATTGTATAGAAATAACTAATATAGATCCAATAAAATATAGTCTTCTTTTCGAACGATTTCTAAATCCGGATAGAATTTCTTTGCCAGATATTGATATTGATTTTGATGATAGAGGACGTGAAAAAATTATTGAATGGGTTGTAAAAAAATACGGAAAACATCAAGTGGCACAAATTATAACATATGCGACCATGGGTGCTAAATCGTCCATAAGAGATACTGGTCGCGTATTAGATTTACCTTTAAAAGAAGCAGATAGAATAGCAAAAATGGTTCCCAATATGTTTTCGTTAAAAAAAATTTTGTCAGAAAAAAATATAAATGTATCAGAAAAAATAGCAAGCAAAGAAGAAATGAATAATATACGAAAACTGAGAGATATTGCTAAAAATAAAGACACATTAGAAGGAAAAGTTTTACAACAAGCAGAAATTTTAGAAGGGACTATAAGAAGTACAGGAGTCCACGCTTGTGGGATTATAATCAGCCCAAATGATATTCAAGAATATGTTCCAGTATCTATATCAAAGGAATCAAATTTGTTGCTTACACAATTTGATAATCATGTAGTGGAACATGCTGGACTATTGAAAATGGATTTTTTGGGATTGAAAACTCTTACTATTATTAAAGACACTATAAATATTATCAAAAAAAAATGTATAGATATTATAAATGTAAATATTTTGACAGATAATTTTTCTTTTTTGAAGGATGAGAAAACATATCATCTTTTTCAAAAAGGAGAAACTGTTGCAGTTTTTCAATATGAATCTCCAGGTATGCAAAAATATTTACGTCAATTAAAACCTGATAAATTCGATGACTTAATTGCAATGACAGCATTGTACAGGCCAGGTCCTTTACAATATATTCCTAATTTTATTTCCAGAAAACATGGGAAAGAAGCGATAACGTATGATTTACCAGAAATGGAGGAATTTTTAAAAGAAACTTATGGAATAACAATATATCAAGAACAAGTCATGTTAATAGCTCAAAAGATAGCTGATTTTAGCAAAGGAGAAGCAGACATTTTGAGAATCTCTATGGGGAAAAAGAAAAAAGAAAAACTCAATAGGATGAAAAATTTATTTCTCAATCAAGCTATAAAAAAAGGTTATCCTAAAAATATTTTAGAAAAAATATGGAAAGATTGGGAATATTTTTCTTGTTATGCTTTTAATAAATCTCATGCTACATGTTATGCTTATATAGCTTTTCAAACTGCTTACTTAAAAGCACATTTTCCATGTGAATATATGGCTTCTGTATTGAGTAATAATATGCATAATATCAAGCAACTTACTTTTTTCATAGAAGAATGTAAAAAAATGAATATATCTGTAATCAGTCCGGATATAAATGAAAGTGATTCTTTTTTTAAAGTAACTGATTCTAATTGTATTAGATTTGGTCTTGCTGGAATAAAAGGAGTTGGAAAAAATGCTGTAAAAATTATTCTTCAAGAAAGAAAAGAAAACGGCCCTTATACTTCTATTTTTAATTTGGTTAAAAGAGTAGATTTACGTGTAGTGAATAAAAAAACTTTAGAAAATTTAATTTTATCCGGATCTTTAGATAGTTTTCATATTAATAGAGAGCAATATTTTCATATTGAATTTGATGATAAACTAAATACTTTAGAGAAAATTGTTAGATTTGGATCAAAATTACAAAAAAAGAAAAATGAGGAACATAATAAGCCTATCATTAGGAAATGTAATTTATGGAGCAATATATATAAATTATCCAAAGAAAAAGAAGTATTGGGTGTTTATACTTCTGCACATCCTTTAGATGATTTTTATTATGAAATGAAATATTTTACAAATATTTCATTAGAAGAATTAAATAAAAAAGAATCCCTCCTTGTAGGAAAAAGAATGTATGTCTGTGGTATTTTATCAAAAATAGAAAAAAAAACATATATAAAAAATGGAATAAAATATGGTATTTTTTTATTAGAAGATTATAATTCTTCTAAAGAATTTAGAATTTACGGACAACAATATTTGAAATATGAACCTATTCTCATTCAGAATAATCCGATACATATATGTCTTTCTATTGAAAAATCAAAACACCAAAAAAAATATAAAATACTACATATAGAAAATACACAAAATGTTTTAAAAAAATTAGTGCATAAACTGATAATAAAAATCAATGTAAACAATTTAAATAATGTGTTTATTAATAATATAGAAAAACTTTTTTCTCAACAAGTAGGAAACAAAAAATTAAATATCATTCTTTATGATGAAGTAGATAAAGTTTTTTTAAGTTTTGAATCTGTCAAATATGAAATCAATATTAATTCAATTTTTTTAAAAAAATTAGAGGAACTAAAAGGATTTAATTTTTGTTTAAATTAA
- the rpsA gene encoding 30S ribosomal protein S1, translating into MSNQTEEIKKKLPLSCEIKNEKLNDQGNIKTSFDWTKYEAHLNNDIQKERKKFEEIYTKTLPDVQELEIYQGIVTYVSDKTVIVDIGFKAEGAIPISEFRENFNIQIGRKIEVMVVKIDYKGQCILSYQKAKMLRNWQRINEAYEKSEVILGYVAARTKGGLIVEIFDIECFLPGSHINVKPVRDYDTYVGKTMEVKVVKINQKTKNVVVSHKVLIERDIEEQRKEMISKLDKGQVLEGKIKNILPYGAFVDLGGVDALLHITDMSWPHINHPTEVVQLEQELKFVVLGVDKEKNRVQLGLKQLQPHPWNSLDKNLKIGSKVKGKVSVLADYGAFVEIIPGVEALLHISEMSWSTDLSSPQDFVQIGDELEAVILTIDRQERKMSLSVKQLTSDPWINIQEKYTIGSQHTGIVKKFTNFGVFLELEKGISGIIYTNDLSWVKKIKHPSEFCNINDKLEVVVLALDTQARRLNLGHKQLTENPWEKYEKIYYVGSIHNGIISNLFDKGASIKFTEDQKIEAFSPLRFLEKKDGTFLKKGEKNNFKIIEFNKETKKIVASHTSVFRDKDHKQKKEPRARNRKFEISTLGDIEGLAKLKEQIEREKNK; encoded by the coding sequence ATGTCTAATCAAACCGAAGAAATAAAAAAAAAATTACCTCTTTCATGTGAAATTAAAAATGAAAAATTGAACGATCAGGGAAACATTAAAACAAGTTTCGATTGGACGAAATATGAGGCTCATTTAAATAATGATATACAAAAAGAAAGAAAAAAATTTGAAGAAATATACACAAAAACTTTACCAGATGTTCAAGAATTAGAAATATATCAAGGAATTGTAACATATGTTTCGGATAAAACTGTTATTGTCGATATTGGATTTAAAGCGGAAGGAGCTATCCCTATAAGTGAATTTAGAGAGAATTTTAATATTCAAATCGGAAGAAAGATAGAAGTGATGGTTGTAAAAATAGATTATAAAGGACAATGTATACTTTCGTATCAAAAAGCAAAAATGTTAAGAAACTGGCAGCGGATTAATGAAGCATATGAAAAATCAGAGGTAATATTAGGTTATGTTGCAGCCAGAACAAAAGGCGGATTAATCGTTGAAATATTTGACATAGAATGTTTTTTGCCTGGATCCCATATCAATGTGAAACCCGTTCGAGATTATGATACTTATGTTGGGAAAACTATGGAGGTAAAAGTTGTTAAAATCAATCAAAAAACAAAAAATGTTGTTGTTTCTCATAAAGTATTGATAGAAAGAGATATTGAAGAACAAAGAAAAGAAATGATATCGAAATTAGATAAAGGTCAGGTATTAGAAGGAAAAATAAAAAATATTCTTCCTTATGGAGCATTTGTAGATTTAGGAGGTGTAGATGCCTTACTTCATATTACTGATATGAGTTGGCCACATATTAATCATCCTACAGAAGTAGTACAATTGGAACAGGAATTAAAATTTGTTGTATTAGGTGTAGATAAAGAAAAAAATCGTGTTCAATTAGGATTGAAACAATTACAACCTCATCCTTGGAATTCTTTGGATAAAAACTTAAAAATAGGAAGTAAAGTAAAAGGAAAAGTAAGTGTTTTAGCTGATTATGGGGCATTTGTTGAAATTATTCCAGGAGTGGAAGCTTTATTGCATATTAGTGAGATGTCTTGGTCTACAGATTTATCTTCTCCTCAAGATTTTGTGCAAATAGGAGATGAATTAGAAGCTGTTATATTAACCATAGATCGTCAGGAAAGAAAAATGTCTTTAAGCGTAAAACAATTAACTTCAGATCCTTGGATTAATATACAGGAAAAATATACTATAGGATCACAACATACTGGAATTGTAAAAAAATTTACAAATTTTGGAGTTTTTCTAGAATTAGAAAAAGGAATTTCTGGAATTATTTATACTAATGATCTTTCATGGGTTAAAAAAATAAAACATCCTTCCGAATTTTGCAATATAAATGATAAATTAGAGGTTGTGGTACTTGCTCTGGATACTCAAGCAAGAAGATTAAATTTAGGACATAAGCAATTAACGGAAAATCCCTGGGAAAAATATGAAAAAATTTATTATGTAGGAAGCATTCACAATGGTATAATATCAAATTTATTTGATAAGGGTGCTTCTATAAAATTTACAGAAGATCAAAAAATAGAAGCTTTTTCTCCATTACGTTTTTTAGAAAAAAAAGATGGAACCTTTCTAAAAAAAGGGGAAAAAAATAATTTTAAAATAATTGAGTTTAATAAAGAAACCAAAAAAATTGTAGCCTCTCATACGTCTGTATTTCGTGATAAAGATCATAAACAAAAAAAAGAACCACGTGCAAGAAATAGAAAATTTGAGATATCAACTCTTGGTGATATAGAAGGATTAGCTAAACTAAAAGAACAAATAGAAAGAGAAAAAAATAAATAG
- a CDS encoding ribonucleoside-diphosphate reductase subunit alpha, with protein MKTHPIAEKEGWKVEKDFPAWANNELYLTTIKGGYLLDGETPFEAYKRLAINASKILKKPKIEKEFFKIFWRGWLIPSTPVMVNLGTEKGLPISCFSGRVGDSMYEIYRKNLEMAILSKHGGGTSYDFSLVRPVGSFIKNGTLGTSDGIIPFIKSYDSAIIASKQGRTRRGAVAIYLNIEHKEYPEFLKIREPKGDINRQCHNVHQGVRISNSFMEKVLKKNGKERALWIDTLKERVKTGEPYLFFQENANRNLPENWKKHGLKIHHSNLCSEIMLPTDESHTLVCCLSSLNLYKYVEWKNTNTVFYSILFLDAVMQEFIDKGKHIRGIEDAVRFAEKSRALGLGALGWHSYLQSNMIPFISIKSEVLTHNIFRYIQLESQKATKYLAKEYGESEWNIGTGRRNLTLMAMAPNRSSAKLAGGLSQGVEPLAANIYVDDDSKGMHIRKNPYLEKILMKNGYNVPEVWEQIANEKGSCLGLTVLNEKQKNIFRCFKEINQLELIKQASVRQRYIDQGQSINLSFHQDAPAKYINKVHIEAWKIGLKSLYYYRSESILRADTKNRDLYLESLL; from the coding sequence ATGAAAACACACCCTATTGCAGAAAAAGAAGGATGGAAAGTAGAAAAAGATTTTCCCGCTTGGGCTAATAATGAATTATATTTAACTACAATTAAAGGTGGATATTTATTAGACGGAGAAACCCCTTTTGAGGCATATAAAAGATTGGCAATAAATGCGTCAAAAATTTTAAAAAAACCGAAAATAGAAAAAGAATTTTTTAAAATTTTTTGGAGGGGATGGCTGATTCCTTCTACTCCAGTTATGGTAAATCTTGGAACAGAAAAAGGTTTACCTATCAGTTGTTTTTCTGGAAGAGTTGGGGATAGTATGTATGAAATATATAGGAAAAATTTGGAGATGGCCATACTTAGTAAACATGGCGGAGGTACATCTTATGATTTTAGTTTGGTTAGACCTGTAGGTAGTTTCATAAAAAATGGAACATTGGGGACATCTGACGGAATTATTCCTTTTATTAAATCATATGATAGTGCCATAATAGCTAGTAAACAGGGAAGAACACGTAGAGGTGCAGTCGCGATTTATTTAAACATAGAACATAAAGAATATCCAGAATTTTTAAAGATCAGGGAACCTAAGGGGGATATTAATCGTCAATGTCATAATGTTCATCAAGGAGTAAGAATTTCCAATTCTTTTATGGAGAAAGTATTAAAAAAAAATGGAAAAGAACGAGCTTTATGGATTGATACTCTTAAAGAACGTGTTAAAACTGGTGAACCATATCTATTTTTTCAGGAAAATGCTAATAGGAATCTTCCAGAAAATTGGAAAAAACATGGATTAAAAATACATCATAGTAATCTTTGTTCAGAAATTATGTTACCTACAGATGAAAGTCATACTCTTGTATGTTGTCTTTCTTCTTTGAATTTATACAAATATGTAGAATGGAAAAATACAAACACTGTTTTTTATTCTATTTTATTCCTTGATGCAGTTATGCAAGAATTTATTGATAAAGGAAAACATATACGGGGAATAGAAGACGCTGTTCGTTTCGCAGAAAAAAGTAGAGCTTTAGGTTTAGGAGCTTTAGGTTGGCATTCATATTTACAATCTAATATGATTCCTTTTATATCCATAAAATCTGAAGTGTTAACACATAATATATTTAGGTATATCCAATTGGAATCTCAAAAAGCTACTAAGTATTTAGCCAAAGAATATGGAGAATCTGAATGGAATATAGGAACAGGAAGAAGAAATTTGACTTTAATGGCAATGGCTCCTAATAGGAGTTCGGCTAAATTAGCTGGTGGTCTCTCTCAAGGAGTGGAACCTTTAGCTGCAAATATATATGTAGACGATGATTCAAAAGGAATGCATATTCGTAAGAATCCTTATTTGGAAAAAATACTTATGAAAAATGGATATAATGTTCCAGAAGTTTGGGAACAAATAGCGAATGAAAAAGGGTCTTGCCTTGGATTAACTGTTCTTAATGAAAAACAAAAAAATATTTTTAGATGTTTCAAAGAGATTAATCAACTAGAATTAATTAAACAAGCTAGTGTACGACAAAGATATATTGATCAAGGACAAAGCATAAATCTTTCTTTTCATCAAGATGCTCCAGCAAAATATATAAACAAAGTACATATTGAGGCGTGGAAAATAGGACTAAAAAGTCTTTATTATTATAGAAGTGAAAGTATCCTTCGTGCAGATACGAAAAACAGAGATTTATATTTAGAAAGTTTATTATAA
- the queA gene encoding tRNA preQ1(34) S-adenosylmethionine ribosyltransferase-isomerase QueA produces the protein MRTSDFDFTFPSNLLAKFPTQERDESKLMIIHRKNQRIEHKLFKDLYKYFEEGDTLILNNTKVFPARLFGNKEKTDAKIEVFLLRELDSKDRTWDVLVDPARKVRVGNKLNFGSGLTGEVIDNTTSRGRILQLNFDGDHERLIKKIKELGKTPLPKYMNRQPEKDDKERYQTIYAKKEGSVAAPTAGLHFSKHLLKKLEIKGVNLVEITLHLGLGSFLPVEVEDISKHKMDSEKCYINESTCKIVNDTIQKKKRICAVGTSSMRAIESSVSSNKNLNPFYGWTNKFIYPPYNFSIANAMISNFHMPKSTLLMMTVAFAGFDLIMKAYKIAIKEKYRFYSYGDAMLIL, from the coding sequence ATGAGAACTTCAGATTTTGATTTTACATTTCCTTCAAATCTTCTTGCTAAATTTCCTACACAGGAAAGAGATGAATCCAAGTTAATGATCATTCATAGAAAAAACCAAAGAATAGAACATAAATTGTTTAAAGATTTATATAAATATTTTGAAGAAGGAGACACACTGATTCTCAATAATACGAAAGTTTTTCCTGCAAGACTATTTGGAAATAAAGAAAAAACAGATGCGAAAATAGAAGTTTTTTTACTTAGAGAGTTAGATTCAAAAGATAGAACATGGGATGTTCTAGTTGATCCAGCAAGAAAAGTACGAGTAGGAAATAAATTGAATTTTGGATCGGGATTAACAGGAGAAGTTATAGATAATACAACATCCAGAGGGAGAATTTTACAACTCAATTTTGATGGAGATCATGAAAGACTTATAAAAAAAATAAAAGAATTAGGAAAAACTCCTTTACCTAAATATATGAATAGACAACCCGAAAAAGATGACAAAGAACGCTATCAAACCATATATGCAAAAAAAGAAGGGTCTGTAGCTGCACCTACAGCAGGATTACATTTTTCAAAACATTTGTTAAAAAAACTAGAAATAAAAGGTGTGAATTTAGTAGAAATTACATTACATTTAGGATTAGGAAGCTTTTTACCAGTAGAAGTAGAAGATATATCAAAACATAAAATGGATTCAGAAAAATGTTATATAAATGAAAGTACATGTAAAATAGTAAATGATACTATACAAAAAAAAAAAAGAATTTGTGCAGTTGGAACCTCTTCTATGAGAGCAATTGAAAGTTCTGTTTCTTCAAATAAAAATCTAAACCCCTTTTATGGATGGACAAATAAATTTATTTATCCGCCTTATAATTTTAGCATAGCTAATGCCATGATATCAAATTTTCATATGCCAAAATCTACATTACTTATGATGACAGTAGCTTTTGCAGGTTTTGATTTAATAATGAAAGCGTATAAAATAGCAATAAAAGAAAAATACAGATTTTATTCTTATGGAGACGCAATGTTAATATTATAA
- a CDS encoding polyprenyl synthetase family protein, whose translation MKIILEKIKNTIKEEIKEFEKQFATVIKSNTPLIDQITHYIIDKKGKLIRPIFVFLIAKMLGTIQKKTYHTACLIELIHTATLIHDDVIDNSSIRRGSFSINAIWKNKIAVLIGDYLLSKSLLIATNNNYYDLLKIVCKTIKDMSEGELLQMEKSKKLNITEKIYNQIIYHKTASLIAASCEAGARSVNTDEKTALKMRKFGIFAGIAFQIKDDLFDYEEKNRNLTGKPVGIDLREKKITLPLIHAIQKASKKDQKRILNYIKNYDEKKRYQIIDYVKKYGGLEYATEKMIKFRNNALKILELYPEGGIKETLKIMVNFIIERNQ comes from the coding sequence ATGAAAATTATTTTAGAAAAAATAAAAAACACCATAAAAGAAGAAATAAAAGAATTCGAGAAACAATTTGCAACTGTAATTAAAAGCAACACCCCTCTTATAGATCAAATCACTCATTATATCATTGATAAAAAAGGAAAATTAATTCGTCCTATATTCGTTTTTTTAATAGCTAAAATGTTAGGAACTATACAAAAAAAAACATATCATACCGCTTGTTTAATTGAGCTAATACACACTGCTACACTTATACATGATGATGTTATTGATAACAGTTCTATTCGTCGTGGTTCTTTTTCTATTAATGCTATATGGAAAAATAAAATTGCTGTTTTAATTGGCGATTATTTACTTTCCAAAAGTCTTTTAATTGCAACAAATAACAATTATTATGATTTGCTTAAAATTGTATGCAAAACAATAAAAGATATGAGTGAAGGAGAATTGCTCCAAATGGAAAAATCTAAAAAATTAAATATTACAGAAAAAATTTATAATCAAATTATTTATCATAAAACGGCAAGTCTAATCGCTGCTTCTTGTGAAGCAGGAGCTCGCTCAGTCAACACTGATGAAAAAACAGCTTTAAAAATGAGGAAATTTGGAATTTTTGCAGGTATAGCCTTCCAAATCAAAGATGATTTATTTGATTATGAAGAAAAAAATAGAAATTTAACGGGAAAACCTGTAGGAATAGATTTGAGAGAAAAAAAAATAACACTTCCACTTATTCATGCCATCCAAAAAGCCTCTAAAAAAGATCAGAAACGTATTTTGAACTACATAAAAAATTATGACGAAAAAAAAAGATATCAAATTATTGATTATGTAAAAAAATATGGAGGGTTAGAATATGCTACTGAAAAAATGATTAAGTTTCGTAACAATGCATTAAAAATTTTAGAACTTTATCCAGAAGGAGGAATTAAAGAAACATTAAAAATAATGGTAAATTTTATTATAGAAAGAAATCAATAA
- a CDS encoding toprim domain-containing protein, whose translation MTKNLVIVESPTKAHTIQTFLGKNYCVVSSYGHIVDLPEKKIGIQIQENFKPSYVILSKKKKSFRI comes from the coding sequence ATGACGAAAAATTTAGTAATTGTAGAATCACCCACTAAAGCTCATACAATACAAACATTTCTTGGAAAGAATTACTGTGTAGTATCTAGTTATGGGCATATTGTTGACCTACCAGAAAAAAAAATAGGAATTCAAATTCAAGAAAATTTTAAACCTAGTTATGTCATATTATCTAAAAAAAAAAAATCGTTCAGAATTTAA